In the genome of Parus major isolate Abel chromosome 3, Parus_major1.1, whole genome shotgun sequence, the window CATGAAATTGATCTGAGAGGGGTTTGGATCCCTCCATACCAACTTCTAGAGAGACTGAAATACTAAAAGACCCACTAAATTCTGAAAAATCTAAATTGTAGAAAAAAGTCCTTGAGCAGATACTGGATGATCTCATTCCAGTAAACCCTGCTGTTTGCACTCAGCTTTTCTCAAAAGGCCTTGCTGTGATGATAACCCACTTGGTTTCGCTTGCTGCTGATGTGCAGTGGGGACACTTCCACTTGGCTGTCTGAGCAGGCTGCTACTGTTAAAAGTACTGTTGAGCAAAATGGAGCTCAGTGCAGAGTACCAAAACATCTGCTGtaggcatttattttcttttgcaataaagtcaatttgtttttaaactttaaagaaGAAACCAAGTTTTCTGTTAACAATCTTCATTACCTTTCTTCAGTAAAAGCCTACTGTATGATGGGTGATTGATTCTTCTCTTGACattgttcctttttctgtgaCATTTCCCACTGTTGCACTCTTGGTTTTATTAAGGTTGGCATGGGCACTGCAGGCAGCCCATCATCAGTAGCCTCTTTGGTGTCCCTAGGAAAGAGATGCCTCCTTAGGCTGCATTATGTTGAGACCCTGTGTAAATTAGAAGGTGATAAATCTCTCTCTAGCCTTCTCTATTAGAACTGAACACACCCAGTTCTCTCACCTTTCCCTCTTCCATTATGTGCTCTGGTCCTGAAGGTGCCTTCATGGCCCTCCGCTGGATTTACTCCACCATGTCAGTGACTCTGTTGTCCTGTCCCATTGAAGGCAGTGCTTGGGTGGAGTTTCAAGAGTTGCACAGAGCCCAGGAGTCCCATTCCTTGACCTGCTGATAGCACTTGGCTAATGCAGATAATAGACAGCTCACCTCATTGTCACAAGGATTCCCTGCTTGCTTGTGCTAAGCTTTACTGTGAGGACTGCAAGTcccttttctgcaaagctgctttctaGTTATTTGTCCCCAACCTCTACCAGCACCTGCGggattttacattttcctcttcagctttGAGATTCTGACTGCCTGTTTGTTCTCAGGCCTGCTGAGATGCCCCTGAACAGCAGCCCTGTCCTCCAGGGTATTAACTGCTCTCCCTAATTTGGGATTGAGTGTGAAGTTGTTATGTGTGCATCCTTTCCTGTTTTGAGATTATTAATGAAGACTAGGGCAGTTATGGAAGATATTAAATAGTATTGGGATGTCCTTAGAGGAAGTTACACCAGTGACCAGTGACTGGCCAGTGGCCATCAGCTGGACTTCATACCAGTGATCACAACAGTTTGAACTCAGCAGTGCAGCCAGATTTTACTCTCCCTAGAGACCATCCATTCAGACTATATAGCTCTAATTTGGCTGCAAGGATACTATGACAGACCTTGTCAGAAGCATTGCTGAAGTCAACTTAAACGTGTCTCCTCTCATCAACCAAGGCAATCTTATTAAGGCAATCAGGTTGGTTAAACACAATTTGCTATTTGTAATTCTATGCTGGATGTGTTCAGAACCTTTTTTACGTTAATAAGTGGTTTAAATTCTTAGTCATGACCTTGTCTTTGGACGAGAATACAAAATCTTGTCATACTCTCTGTAAAGTGCAATGTTGTTTTTCAGGTTTGAGGGCTGTAAAATGTTCAGCTTCTATCAAAAATGATCCTTGTTTTAGAAAATAGAAGAGGTATTGCTTGGGCTTGTGAAAGTTATTTGGAAGTATTTCCAGAAAGGCTGTTTACAGTCAAACTGTGGTGTGTTGCAGGGTACTTCCTATCTGTAAAGGATTTGTGTTAGTGCTTTCCTTGCAATTTTGTCCTGTAAGAACCACATAAGTATCAGTAAAGCACATTCGGGCTTTTCAtgacagcatttttttattttttttttatttaaagtactGCTTTGAACTGTAGACTGTTAAGGTGAAGCTTATGATTGTCAATGACATTCACAGACTTGGGAGGAGGGCCAGTAGCTGAATTGGCTTTGAAACTCAGAATTTTAGTGTTGAGAAGGCCTTTTTGAATGGCTGGGTAAATAGAGAAGTCTTGAAAATGGTATGGCTCTTCTTGCCCTATTTTCAGAAGTAGAAAACTTCGAGAGGAATTCAGAATAagcaagtatttaaaaataagtcagCAGTTCACTATTGAATAGCTTCGTATTTTTGAGTTGTGGTTTTCTTGTAAACTAATTTGAAGGCAAAGTCCAGAAGCAGAATAGTTTTGACCTCTTGACTACttaaatcactgttttttaaattttgccttAAATTTTCCATCACGGTGGTTTTGAGATTATCCTGATGAATActgttttttctatttctccatctttctccTTTTGTACAAAAACTTTCCATCCAAATTCTAGTAAGTGGAAAGGCGACAATAGCAGTGTCACCTGTCTATGCATCAGTCCAGATggaaaaatgctgctgtcaGCTGGTAGAACTATAAAACTGTGGGACTTGGAGACCAAAGAAGTCTACAGAGTAAGTAATTCTGTACATCTGTTAAACTAGATGCAAAAAAATACCCTTCTTGATTGGTGACACTACCTATCTAGTGTTTCCTGATCAGACATCTAAAACATTTCACTGTGTGTGAGGATACAATTAGCAGTTTTGGGATTGCTGGACGTTTTTTGCTGTGATGGTACCCTAAACTGTGGTTTCCATGTGCTGAGAATTGAATGAGGAcattaaatttttgtttctgagcaTGCTGCCAGCATCCTTTCTCAAGGCCATAGGAGAAAGATGGATGCTGTTCTTTTTAATTGGGTCCCTGTCTGATACCCTTCTGTCAGGAGAACTCAGTTCACCACCGTATCAGTTACTGCTGGCATGGGTTTTAATATGAGTCCCTCCACAAAGCCTTCGAGTTTCCTTTCTAAACTTGGTGTAACTGGTGGCATTATCAGTTTTGCTGTTGAAACAGTTGGAAGGCATAGGAGCAACTCCTTATTGTTCCCTGAGCAGGGCTCAGACATTGAGCAAATGGCCATGCTTTAGCTGATCCGTGAATGCTGCCGTGTTCTCTTGCCTGCTAGCAGACAGGACAGGGATAGTCTCTGAATCTCCTGTCAGGTGAGTGTGTACACATGTGCTGTTACTGCGGGCTTGCTGGCACATGGCAGCTACCATGTATGTCTGCATTCTATAGTGACCAAAACCACTGTATGCAAAAGTAGATTGAAGAGCCAATTTTTGGGGGGTGGCCTTGGGGGTGGTGTGTTGCCCAGATTCAGTGTCCATTGTTAAAGCTGAGAATGATCTAGTTCCATTGGAAAGGTTGAGGTGTAAAATTGGGGGGGCAGAGGGGAGTGCTTTGTGACAGTAACAGCAGTACTGGTGGATGTGATTTCTTTTGCATGGATTTAGCCCCAGTGAATTTGCCTTTGATTCCCCatttaagttttaaatgttGCTAAGTATCTGGCAGGTTAGAAAAAATCCTCCTTGATGtacagaaatgaaaggaaagtGATCACTAGTTAAAAACCACTGAGCTGTCCTTGTTGACTTAGTAACGCTTGAATCTTCCTAATGTTCTTTGTTAActaatgttttgatttttgccATATGACTGCTTATGACAATCATGGAAAGATCTTGTTTCTTCTCTTAGCATTTCACAGGCCATGCTACATCAGTGTCATCATTAATGTTTACCACAGTGAAACCTATGAATGAAAGTAAACCCTTTGATGGAATTACAGGACTTTATTTCTTGTCTGGAGCCATACACGACCGATTATTGAGTGTGTGGTATGTAAGCTTTTCATAATTTGTGACTGTGATCAGTTTGTGCATAGACTCATCAAGTGATTGTGATTAGACAAGGTAAAGCAGAAGGGGCACTctggaaaaatgcagtgatGATCTCTTTAATGGTGGTTTCGACTCACTGATTGTTGAGTGAAGACGAGATTTTCCTTGGCTGTGTCTGAGCATGCTTCCAGTTGCCATTTGTATCACTAGTGTGTGCCAGAACATAGTGTGTAATAAACTTCCTTGTTCCTTGCACTTCTTCTAAGGTTTATTCAAAGTTTTCTTGCTCAGTTGCACTTGGGAGTTACTTTGCTCTTGGAAGTCAAAACATATTCTAAACTGAAATTTCTGACTAAAATGTCAGTGTGGTGCTTTTGGATATGGTAGATACCACCACATTTACTAGTGATTTATAGGCTTTGTAATGCTTTTCTGGTGCAGAGGATGCTTTTTGTACTGTGGTAAATAATTTGTACTTTTTGTGTCTTCCAGGCAGATCAGATCagataggaaagaaaagaatgctGTGATGTTTTTCACAGTAACAGATGAACCAACTTTTGTTGACCTGACTGTATCAGAAGTCAAAGAAGAGGTAGGAGCaataatttataaacaaatCTGTTCAACAGTTTTCACTTAACACATCAGTTTCCTTTTAAGGGTGTAAAGAAAGAGGCTTggtttggatttgggttctGTTATGTAGAGATGAGATCCAAATGCCAAATCATGGGTGTAAGGTTATAAGAAATTTTGTTCGTGATGGTGGAAATGTCAGTTGCTTCCTATTTAGAGCAAGTTATAATCAAAATGGTTGTTAGAACTtggcagcaaagaaaaacacaaaatgattTCTAAAAATCTGGTTTGGGTATagtcctgttttttttctgatttcaagTGTTTCTGGCAGTATAACTTCATTTGGAAGTAAGTAGCTATGATTGAGTTAAAGTAGCAGTGTACATTTGCCAAGTCTCTCAGTTTTAGCAAGCACAAGTTTTTCAAAGTAGTTGCCTTGTAAAAAATGTGTGAATGTGAAACATGTTCACAAACTGTTCccataattatttaaaacatttttctcctgctgcctttaaATTCCATTTCTCAGAGCAGTATTTCATGctatatttttctaatatttccaGTTCCCTCTTCCTGCATGTATTGGAGAGTATTCTGTAATGTACCCTGTCATTTAGTTTCTCAGAGGAGTCATCTCAGTTTGTTTCCTCAGGCATATTCAGAGCATCAGCacctttgcagagctgtgcctcCAGACATGGGCCTGCTACTGTGCAAATAGTTTAACTCAGGATATATTACTAGTGACACACTACAGTTGAGAGTTATCATATTAATCTTCTAACACTTGTACTGCATGTTCTTGAGTGATTACATCTTTGATCTTCCTTTCAGATTTAGTGTAATGTtcttaaatactgaaaaaattcaaattgtaGCCATATAACTGTATATACAAGGGTTTTCCTTTGATCTAATGAAACTCTCTTACTGTGCGTTCTTGCAGCCTGTGAAGTTAGCAGTTGTGTGCAGAGATGGGCAGTTGCATTTATTTGAACATATCTTGAATGGGTAAGTTAGGATTCATCTTGAGGGTGTCTTTGGGAAAGGTCTGGGGTTACTACAAGGCAAAGCTCAGTTTTGTTATGCTGTTGCCTTTTAGCTCTTGTATATTCTTATGAAAAAGGTTCCAGCTGCTTCTTTGTCCTGGGTTACTGGACACATTTTTGAAGAACTCACTTGTTGGGGACTGTGTTGCACTTTGGGATCACGTGTGGCTTAAACCCAGGTTTTGTCTGTCTGTGCCTCATCTTAGCCATCcataaaatgtgtaaaatgGCTGAGTTTGCTGAGGACCTGCTAATGAAAGATGCTTAGATGTGCAAGATATTGAAGTGTTCAAGCTAAACATcttggaattttttaattttttttttccagttattgCAAAAAACCCTTAACATCAAACTGTACTATTCAGATAGCAACACCTGGGAAtgatggagactccacaccAAAACCTGTCCCTATTCTAGCAGCTGCATTTTGCACAGACAAAcagtctctgctgctggtgtATGGAAACACCTTACAGCCCATCATAGAGAAAGTGGTATGTAAAACTTAACAGAGAGGGTTGGATTCTGTAATATGGACCGCATGCTGCTTTCAGTTGAAGAAATTTTTaggttaattatttttatttttactgttttgaaaTGATATAACAatacaaaacatatttcttgTCCTTGTTTTGGGAGCTGTGACTGTTGCCTTAGAGCTGTTTGGAAAGGTGATTTGTATTCCATTTTTTCAGTTGGAGTACAGGTTGATGTCATTGCTGGCTGTTTCTTGCCATTTCAGCTGTCACTGAATTAGGCCATTGAAACTGGCTTTAATACAGTTCCAGTTTACCTGTGTAAATGTCCTTGGAGAGTATAGACATCTTGTAACAAAAGGCAGATATGCAAAGGAGCTGCTATTCTAgagtgaaaaaaacctaaattcTAATTTATACCATTTGAATTTATTCTCATCTTCCAGTAACATAATGAATCATAGTGTGAAATATAGTGTGTCATAGTGTGAATGTCAAATATATTAACTGGTTGTGTTCTTGTCCTAGTCTTTGAACACCAGTGAATCCCACATATGTTTGGTACGGGACATCCAGAAAGTGTTGTCACTTAAAACAGATGCTGCTCTAACAAAGGTGAGCTCTgcatgaaatgtaattttgttgCTTCTCTTGTTTTACTTCAGAAATGAAGTAGGTAACATTCACTGGTCTCTTAAAATGAGATTGGATTTTTGGATGGACCtgttcagagctgcagaggtAGCTATAGATGTCCATAGCACTCTAGCAGTTGTGGGTAGAGTTCTTCATGGCTGCTTTGTGTGCTGACATGTGAGAGCACACAGTGGCCCTCTCGTAACTCAGCAGGTCTGCTTCAGAGACAGGACTCattggtggggtttttctgtATAAGATCAGCCCTTCCCTTAGAGTCTGTTGGTTTGTACAACCTTTTTGACCCCGATAGTTTGAGGTGAATGTGGTGTGACTTTGTATTAGAgtctaaataaaatatagtgGAACCTTGAGGGGCAAGTcctttttgctctttcttcctGTGTTCCTGCTCACAGGGACCTGGGAATGTGAGCTTGGCACTTGGATGGCAGCAGTGTCCACTGAGGCCACTTGGCACAGTGTCCTCTCTTGCAGGATCCCCTGGGTGTTTAGAGAGTGGATGTTAAGTTCTTAATCATTGTGTATATTGAAGGTCTTGAAGATACGAAATGCTTGGAGCATCAGTGAAGTGAGCAGACAGCACTGTTTTTCTGACCCTTTAGTTATCTACTGGATTTGGTGCTCTATCAGCCAGGCAGGGTTTTATGCTGGTTCCCCAGTCCTAGAGCTGGTGGGTAGCAGGGCTGAACTGCAGGGACAGGTGCAGGGCCTCTGTGGCATGCAGTGATGATACCCACTTGGTTTCGCTTTTTGCTGAATTCCAGTGAAGACGCATTTCTCTTGGCTGTCTGAGCATGCCGTGTGTGGAGAACGTCAGAGATGAGTGTGGTGGGCAAAGGGGATAGTATTTTATCACCACTGGTGTTCTGTTATAAAATTCTTGATGCAGAAAATCAACTCTTTGGAAATTGGAAGTTGTTTTGCTCAGTGTAGTAGATTATACTTTTATCACTTCagaagtacttaaaaaaatgGGCCTGGATAAAAAGTGCTATGGTTTAAAGCAGTGTTCTGGAAGTagcaaaaaatgcatttttgataCTCTGGAAGTGGCATACTGCCCTACATTCTCTGTGAGCCAGGGGAGCGTTTGGTTGTTAAATACAAAATTCCATCTCCTTTGTGTTCAGTGAAGATGATACCTTAACTTGTTCAGTATAAACTAAGGTGTCTCCTTTTGTCACTGTGGTCACAGCCTAATTCAGACAACTGAGTTCTGTGTCTGAGCAATGTCTGAGCAATCCCTAGAAGAAAAGAGTTGTGATTGGAGGGAGTTGTGACTACCTTTTGCTGTTAcattgtgctgcttttcttggtCAGTTATTGCCTTCCAGTCGATGCTGAATTAATCTGCATATGTGGTTTATGAAGCTGACTGTTAGCACAGGTGGTATCTATTGCCAACAAACATCCAAATATTTGTTGTTGAATACAAACAGTTCTGTTAATGTTAAGGCAAAAGCTTGTAAGAAAGGTGGTTCACAGGTGATTCCAAAGAGACCACTGCTTTAGTTAATTGTGAAAATTAGCTCTTTGTTTCTTGAGGTTATTCATTCTCTTAAATATTTGTCTGATTTGCCTAATGATGTCAAGAAAGTGGGTTGTGTCAGGCTGGTGAGAGTCtcagaataaattatattttaaattgaaagaaatcTCAAGATACTAGCAATTCATGTAAATGTGGTTATCTCTGTGTACTAGGTAAAGACACCTGTTGTGAACTCAGACACCAAAGTTCTAGTGCCTGGCATTCCAGGACATAGTACAGCTGTCAAAACTCCAGCCTcgggaaaggagaaaaagaaaaacaagaggaaacCAGGAGAGACAGAGGTAATGGGCTCCTTCTTTCAAACTCAGTGAGAATGGAGAAACTAGGTGAACTTGAATTTGCTCTGTTTGCTGTGGAAGAAAGGTTAATGATACCATGGTTCTGTATGAAAGAGACTTAACCCTGCTCAGAACATTTCCTTCATTCAGGCCCTCTGTGCCTTGACTGTGGTTTTGCCAGGTTGTTGCACAACTTTGTCACACACTTGTTGCTGCCTATGTCAAGATGGATTAGTGCTTTTCAGCAAAAACTTCATCTGCTTTGGTTTTCTCATGCTATCTTCTGTCAGTGCATTTAAAAGAATACCCAaaatttgtgttcttttccAGCAGAATTAGCAGGAATGCTCGAAGTTGGGTACTTTGCTTTCAGCTGATATTTGTGAGAAAATGACACTGATGTAGCACTGCCCTTATTTCCCCTCTGCAGGAGAGCATTGAGGAGCGCCTTGGGGCATTGGATATTGATGTGAGCAAAGTCAAAACTCCAGGTGGCCTTCCCCAAACAGACAGCTTTGCCGTGCTGCTGGTTCAGGGCTTGGAAAGCAATGATGCAGAAATCTTAAATGTAAGTCTTGCAAGCTCAGTGTGTGCTGTTGGAGCTGTTCACTGGGGCTGGTGGGAAGCCTTCCTGAAAGCCAGGAAGGCTTAACAGTTCAGAACCTGTTctttctcccagctgcttttAGCTGATTTGCTGCTCAAGGCAGTGCTAGTCTGAATTATAGTAGTGGTGTTACTTTTCTGTCGTTACCTGCCTTGCTTTCTGAGTCAGTCCCTGAACTTTGAGACATTTTGTTTATGGTAAATTTGTTGTGTCACAGTTCAGATGTTTTACAAGTGATGCTACCAATGCAGCTATGTTCCCTTTAGCTTAGACTGGAGCATAATCTGTGCTTAGTCTCCTGAGGGTACATTTTTCAAGCAGGTACTGTTTGAAAAATGGATTGATGACAAGTTTCATTTGAAAAGCTTATCTTTGCATTTGGACTAGGAGGACATAAtagtgctggggcagggaacTGATAAGAATTTGATGCTGAATAGAAATTTCTTGTCACAAATGACTGGTGAAAGGCATTTCTTTGTGGAagtcaaacagaaaatatcaagGGAGATTTTCATGTGCCTGCAATGCATCATTTCTAACATGGGGCAGGTGGGCTAGAGGCAATACTAGATTGCTTTAGATGAGTTTGAGTGTCTTTACTTTGTTAATTGTACCTGACTTAGAAAATTTTCTCTGCAAGTCTTTTGCTCGTTATCCTCAGTGTACAAAAGTAGTGGAGTAGGAAGAGATTAACAGGCAGGAATTTCTGATTTTGCTGATTTCTCATATACCTGTTGAAGCTGAATTATTCTctgatcattttttttttcattctaacaGAAAGTGCTTaacacaaggaaagaaaatatagtAAAGAACACAGTAGCCAGAATGCCTATACATGCTGTCATTCCACTGCTCCATGAGGTAAGAGAGCCTGCGCTTGTACTGTCATACAAGCCACGTGTGATTTGCCTGCTAGCTACTAAAATCCAGGATATGTTTGAAATTGGTTTGGTGCCATAAGAGGACTGAAGTGTTTCTTAATTTATCCCAGATacacttttatattttctggCTGAAGCTTAGCCAAAGGACCAAGTGTCACTGTCAAAGCTAGGAGGAGCATTAGATTATGTATTACTATCTTAAATGATTGtgtgggaaaagaaagggaagagatgaGGCAAAAGCTTGTTTAGTCCAAGGCAAACAATCACCATTACATCTTCTTTTCAGCTACTAACATGGATGATAATTTGAAGCGTCAGTAAGTccatttgctgtattttatctTCAAACCTCACAAAGTAGTAATTCTAAAATGGATTTGGCTTCTGAACGGCTTATGCAGTGATATTAAATATAACTCTCTTTAGACAGAAATACTTTAATGATTAGCCTTGACTGGACATTACTTTTTTAAACCAAACGTTGGTTGGTAGCTCTTGTTATGTAAATGATATTCTATTACATAAGTGAATGGTtcaatttcttttgtattttaatgtgcTGACCACAAATGCaatcaaatttttttattgaattttaattaCCTGATTTTAATTGAATTACGCAGATGGCCTGGTGCTCAAAGTTTGGTCTTACTGCACCTCCTTAGGCTTATGTTAATGAGATGCTTGCTGTGTTTCTTCCCTGGGACCTTTGCTGGGGAATCTAAGTGCAAGTGTTTAGCTCTATAATCCTAGTGGATGGTCAGACCTTTGTGTCTTCTCCCAAGCTCGTTGTGTGAAGTGGCCTTTGCCTGATACTTCCTTCACTTATTTTCCCGACTTGTCCACCCTGTAACAACTGCTCTACTAAGCAGATAAACGGAGATGATAGAGGTTTCCTCCCACTTATTCCTGCCAGGTTTAAGCTTCAGTGGATATTTTGTATGTTAAGAGTTCCAGCTTTCTTGTAATACTGAAACCCAGGTTCTGCAAGTTACCAGCCTGTGTAGAGGGTGGTAGAGCCAGCATTGTAATTTTCTGGAGCCTGGCAGTGGTTGAGCCTAGAAAACCTCAAATGCCTGGAGAACTTTCTGCCCCAGTATTGGGGCTGTCAGATGATCTCATGTTGGGGTTTTAAACTCATTGTATTTGTTACttattgctgtttttttgttgttgttgttcttttagCTTACAAAGAGATTGCAGGGCAACCCATACAGGTAAGAGACAATTCAACTATAGTTCAATTCACCAAAAACTGTTCACATGTGTGTGTTATGGTCCCTCCTCCCGTGTATGTGATAGATCTCCATTCTAACTGCAATTA includes:
- the WDR43 gene encoding WD repeat-containing protein 43 isoform X5, coding for MTDLVRSIAEVNLNVSPLINQGNLIKAISKWKGDNSSVTCLCISPDGKMLLSAGRTIKLWDLETKEVYRHFTGHATSVSSLMFTTVKPMNESKPFDGITGLYFLSGAIHDRLLSVWQIRSDRKEKNAVMFFTVTDEPTFVDLTVSEVKEEPVKLAVVCRDGQLHLFEHILNGYCKKPLTSNCTIQIATPGNDGDSTPKPVPILAAAFCTDKQSLLLVYGNTLQPIIEKVSLNTSESHICLVRDIQKVLSLKTDAALTKVKTPVVNSDTKVLVPGIPGHSTAVKTPASGKEKKKNKRKPGETEESIEERLGALDIDVSKVKTPGGLPQTDSFAVLLVQGLESNDAEILNKVLNTRKENIVKNTVARMPIHAVIPLLHELTKRLQGNPYSASLMVRWLKSVFTLHASYLSTLPDLIPQLGMLYQLMESRVKTLQKLSRLHGRLFILVTQVAASQTVQDVPEVNQTAKLVYEDESSEEEGSDDEMIADKDSDENWDEDEEKEEQSDEQDMTVEKEINGDSDLEPENESEEE
- the WDR43 gene encoding WD repeat-containing protein 43 isoform X4, which translates into the protein MAAPPCAFSPRGCRLFASCGPDGRLRVWDTAGSRLQHEYVPSAHLSAACTCLAWAPAGARQPPSKDGPQRKKRKSEVGEVDKQLDILAIGTAVGSILLYSTVKGELQSKLDGGHDSRVNCVRWHQDNSCLYSCSDDKHIVEWSTQTCKVKCKWKGDNSSVTCLCISPDGKMLLSAGRTIKLWDLETKEVYRHFTGHATSVSSLMFTTVKPMNESKPFDGITGLYFLSGAIHDRLLSVWQIRSDRKEKNAVMFFTVTDEPTFVDLTVSEVKEEPVKLAVVCRDGQLHLFEHILNGYCKKPLTSNCTIQIATPGNDGDSTPKPVPILAAAFCTDKQSLLLVYGNTLQPIIEKVSLNTSESHICLVRDIQKVLSLKTDAALTKVKTPVVNSDTKVLVPGIPGHSTAVKTPASGKEKKKNKRKPGETEESIEERLGALDIDVSKVKTPGGLPQTDSFAVLLVQGLESNDAEILNKVLNTRKENIVKNTVARMPIHAVIPLLHELTKRLQGNPYSASLMVRWLKSVFTLHASYLSTLPDLIPQLGMLYQLMESRVKTLQKLSRLHGRLFILVTQSPQRRKAQMMR
- the WDR43 gene encoding WD repeat-containing protein 43 isoform X2 — encoded protein: MAAPPCAFSPRGCRLFASCGPDGRLRVWDTAGSRLQHEYVPSAHLSAACTCLAWAPAGARQPPSKDGPQRKKRKSEVGEVDKQLDILAIGTAVGSILLYSTVKGELQSKLDGGHDSRVNCVRWHQDNSCLYSCSDDKHIVEWSTQTCKVKCKWKGDNSSVTCLCISPDGKMLLSAGRTIKLWDLETKEVYRHFTGHATSVSSLMFTTVKPMNESKPFDGITGLYFLSGAIHDRLLSVWQIRSDRKEKNAVMFFTVTDEPTFVDLTVSEVKEEPVKLAVVCRDGQLHLFEHILNGYCKKPLTSNCTIQIATPGNDGDSTPKPVPILAAAFCTDKQSLLLVYGNTLQPIIEKVSLNTSESHICLVRDIQKVLSLKTDAALTKVKTPVVNSDTKVLVPGIPGHSTAVKTPASGKEKKKNKRKPGETEESIEERLGALDIDVSKVKTPGGLPQTDSFAVLLVQGLESNDAEILNKVLNTRKENIVKNTVARMPIHAVIPLLHECLTNGSMAEVCFYSTCILPFHIARPYSSAGNAVPVDGEQSENFAKAFPSAWKTLHSCHPESSEEEGSDDEMIADKDSDENWDEDEEKEEQSDEQDMTVEKEINGDSDLEPENESEEE
- the WDR43 gene encoding WD repeat-containing protein 43 isoform X1: MAAPPCAFSPRGCRLFASCGPDGRLRVWDTAGSRLQHEYVPSAHLSAACTCLAWAPAGARQPPSKDGPQRKKRKSEVGEVDKQLDILAIGTAVGSILLYSTVKGELQSKLDGGHDSRVNCVRWHQDNSCLYSCSDDKHIVEWSTQTCKVKCKWKGDNSSVTCLCISPDGKMLLSAGRTIKLWDLETKEVYRHFTGHATSVSSLMFTTVKPMNESKPFDGITGLYFLSGAIHDRLLSVWQIRSDRKEKNAVMFFTVTDEPTFVDLTVSEVKEEPVKLAVVCRDGQLHLFEHILNGYCKKPLTSNCTIQIATPGNDGDSTPKPVPILAAAFCTDKQSLLLVYGNTLQPIIEKVSLNTSESHICLVRDIQKVLSLKTDAALTKVKTPVVNSDTKVLVPGIPGHSTAVKTPASGKEKKKNKRKPGETEESIEERLGALDIDVSKVKTPGGLPQTDSFAVLLVQGLESNDAEILNKVLNTRKENIVKNTVARMPIHAVIPLLHELTKRLQGNPYSASLMVRWLKSVFTLHASYLSTLPDLIPQLGMLYQLMESRVKTLQKLSRLHGRLFILVTQVAASQTVQDVPEVNQTAKLVYEDESSEEEGSDDEMIADKDSDENWDEDEEKEEQSDEQDMTVEKEINGDSDLEPENESEEE
- the WDR43 gene encoding WD repeat-containing protein 43 isoform X3; this translates as MAAPPCAFSPRGCRLFASCGPDGRLRVWDTAGSRLQHEYVPSAHLSAACTCLAWAPAGARQPPSKDGGHDSRVNCVRWHQDNSCLYSCSDDKHIVEWSTQTCKVKCKWKGDNSSVTCLCISPDGKMLLSAGRTIKLWDLETKEVYRHFTGHATSVSSLMFTTVKPMNESKPFDGITGLYFLSGAIHDRLLSVWQIRSDRKEKNAVMFFTVTDEPTFVDLTVSEVKEEPVKLAVVCRDGQLHLFEHILNGYCKKPLTSNCTIQIATPGNDGDSTPKPVPILAAAFCTDKQSLLLVYGNTLQPIIEKVSLNTSESHICLVRDIQKVLSLKTDAALTKVKTPVVNSDTKVLVPGIPGHSTAVKTPASGKEKKKNKRKPGETEESIEERLGALDIDVSKVKTPGGLPQTDSFAVLLVQGLESNDAEILNKVLNTRKENIVKNTVARMPIHAVIPLLHELTKRLQGNPYSASLMVRWLKSVFTLHASYLSTLPDLIPQLGMLYQLMESRVKTLQKLSRLHGRLFILVTQVAASQTVQDVPEVNQTAKLVYEDESSEEEGSDDEMIADKDSDENWDEDEEKEEQSDEQDMTVEKEINGDSDLEPENESEEE